Proteins from one Mesorhizobium sp. M9A.F.Ca.ET.002.03.1.2 genomic window:
- the fdhF gene encoding formate dehydrogenase subunit alpha, with protein MNATFDIKSLVQEIDYGTPASEAEQQVTLTVDGKSVTVPAGTSIMRASMEAGVEIPKLCATDMLDSFGSCRVCLVEIDGRGGTPASCTTPVGEGMVVHTQTDRLNAIRRGVMELYVSDHPTGWNEEAGTGASEFDKVAKTVGLTENRYGIEGRNHVKQENGVAPGHGSLAVDYIARDESNPYFTYDPAQCIVCSRCVRACEEVQGTFALTIEGRGFESRMVAGMHEDFIASECVSCGACVQACPTDALREKSVLAKGLPERSAVTTCAYCGVGCSFKAEVKGDEVIRMMPYKEGKANHGHSCVKGRFAYGYATHKDRILSPMIREKVTDPWREVSWEEAIAHTAKEFRRIQYQYGRTAIGGITSSRCTNEETYLVQKLVRQGFRNNNVDTCARVCHSPTGYGLGQTYGTSAGTQDFDSVDYTDVAVIIGANPASAHPVFASRLKKRLRGSPGKEGAKLIVLDPRRTEMVKSAHIEAAYHLPLKPGTNVAVLTALAHVVVTEGLFNEAFIRERCDWAEFQDWASFVALPENSPETVGKLSGVDPELIRGAARLYATGGNGAIYYGLGVTEHSQGSTTVMAIANLAMATGNIGRPGVGVNPLRGQNNVQGSCDMGSFPHELPGYRHISGEAVRDIYESLWGVKLDDEPGLRIPNMLDAAVDGSFKGIYIQGEDILQSDPDTKHVAAGLAAMECVVVHDLFLNETANYAHVFLPGSTFLEKDGTFTNAERRINMVRKVLEPKARYADWEATQELARAIGLDWNYQHPSEIMDEIARTTPSFAGVSFELLDRVGSVQWPCNEKAPLGTPIMHIDGFVRGKGKFIRTEYVATDERTGPRFPLLLTTGRILSQYNVGAQTRRTENVMWHAEDRLEIHPHDAENRGIRDGDWVRLASRSGETTLRALITDRVSPGVVYTTFHHPDTQANVITTDFSDWATNCPEYKVTAVQVAPSNGPTEWQRDYNEQARQSRRIAPLEAAE; from the coding sequence ATGAACGCGACATTCGACATCAAATCGCTGGTCCAGGAAATCGACTACGGCACGCCCGCCTCGGAAGCAGAACAGCAGGTGACGCTGACGGTCGACGGCAAGTCGGTGACGGTTCCAGCGGGGACCTCGATCATGCGCGCTTCGATGGAAGCGGGCGTCGAAATCCCGAAGCTCTGCGCCACCGACATGCTGGACTCGTTCGGCTCCTGCCGGGTCTGCCTGGTCGAGATCGATGGACGCGGCGGCACACCTGCTTCCTGCACGACGCCGGTCGGCGAAGGCATGGTTGTGCACACGCAGACCGACCGCCTCAACGCCATCCGCCGCGGCGTGATGGAACTCTACGTCTCCGACCATCCGACCGGCTGGAACGAGGAGGCCGGCACCGGCGCCAGCGAGTTCGACAAGGTCGCCAAGACGGTCGGCCTGACTGAAAACCGCTACGGCATCGAGGGACGCAACCACGTCAAGCAGGAAAACGGCGTAGCGCCCGGCCATGGCTCGCTGGCTGTCGACTACATCGCCCGTGATGAATCCAATCCCTATTTCACTTATGATCCGGCGCAATGCATCGTCTGCTCGCGTTGCGTGCGAGCCTGCGAGGAGGTGCAGGGCACCTTCGCGCTGACCATCGAGGGCCGCGGTTTCGAATCGCGCATGGTCGCCGGCATGCACGAGGATTTCATCGCTTCCGAATGCGTGTCCTGCGGGGCCTGCGTGCAGGCCTGCCCAACCGATGCGCTGCGCGAGAAGTCGGTGCTTGCCAAGGGCCTGCCGGAGCGTTCGGCCGTCACCACCTGCGCTTATTGCGGCGTCGGCTGCTCGTTCAAGGCCGAAGTGAAGGGCGACGAGGTCATTCGCATGATGCCCTACAAGGAGGGCAAGGCGAACCATGGGCATTCCTGCGTGAAGGGCCGTTTCGCTTATGGCTACGCCACGCACAAGGACCGCATCCTGTCGCCGATGATCCGGGAAAAGGTCACCGATCCCTGGCGCGAGGTGAGCTGGGAAGAGGCGATCGCCCATACGGCCAAGGAATTCCGCCGTATCCAGTACCAGTATGGCCGCACCGCGATCGGCGGCATCACCTCCTCGCGCTGCACCAACGAAGAGACCTATCTCGTCCAGAAGCTGGTGCGGCAGGGCTTCCGCAATAACAATGTCGATACCTGCGCGCGCGTCTGCCATTCGCCAACCGGCTACGGGCTCGGCCAGACCTATGGCACCTCGGCCGGCACGCAGGATTTCGACTCCGTCGACTATACCGACGTCGCCGTCATCATCGGCGCCAATCCCGCTTCCGCCCATCCAGTATTCGCCTCGCGGCTGAAGAAGCGGCTGCGTGGCTCGCCAGGAAAGGAGGGCGCCAAGCTGATCGTGCTCGATCCGCGTCGTACCGAGATGGTCAAGTCGGCACATATCGAAGCGGCCTATCACCTGCCGCTGAAGCCCGGCACCAATGTAGCGGTGCTGACGGCGCTGGCGCATGTCGTCGTCACCGAAGGCCTTTTCAACGAAGCTTTCATCCGCGAACGCTGCGACTGGGCGGAGTTCCAGGACTGGGCGTCTTTCGTCGCCTTGCCGGAAAACAGCCCCGAGACCGTCGGCAAGTTGTCCGGCGTCGATCCCGAGCTGATCCGCGGCGCGGCGCGTCTCTACGCCACCGGCGGCAATGGCGCGATCTATTACGGTCTCGGCGTGACGGAACACAGCCAGGGTTCAACCACGGTGATGGCGATCGCTAACCTCGCCATGGCCACCGGCAATATCGGCCGGCCGGGCGTCGGCGTGAATCCGCTGCGCGGCCAGAACAATGTGCAGGGCTCGTGCGACATGGGCTCCTTCCCGCACGAACTGCCCGGCTACCGCCATATCTCCGGCGAAGCCGTGCGCGACATTTATGAAAGCCTGTGGGGCGTGAAGCTCGACGACGAACCCGGCCTGCGCATCCCCAACATGCTGGATGCCGCCGTCGACGGCAGCTTCAAGGGCATCTACATCCAGGGCGAGGACATCCTGCAGTCCGATCCAGACACCAAGCATGTTGCCGCCGGCCTCGCCGCGATGGAATGCGTCGTCGTGCACGACCTCTTCCTCAACGAGACGGCGAACTACGCGCATGTCTTCCTGCCGGGCTCGACCTTTCTCGAGAAGGACGGCACTTTCACCAATGCCGAGCGCCGCATCAACATGGTGCGCAAGGTTCTGGAGCCGAAGGCGCGCTACGCCGATTGGGAGGCGACGCAGGAGCTTGCCCGTGCGATCGGGCTGGACTGGAACTACCAGCATCCCTCCGAGATCATGGACGAGATCGCCAGGACGACGCCGAGCTTCGCCGGCGTTTCCTTCGAACTGCTCGACCGTGTCGGATCCGTGCAATGGCCCTGCAACGAGAAGGCGCCTCTCGGCACGCCGATCATGCACATCGATGGTTTCGTGCGCGGCAAGGGCAAGTTCATCCGCACCGAATATGTGGCGACGGACGAAAGGACCGGGCCGCGCTTCCCGCTGCTGCTGACCACCGGCCGGATTCTGTCGCAATACAATGTCGGGGCGCAGACGAGGCGGACCGAAAATGTGATGTGGCATGCCGAAGACCGGTTGGAGATCCACCCACACGATGCCGAGAACCGTGGCATCCGCGACGGCGACTGGGTGCGGTTGGCAAGCCGATCCGGCGAGACGACGCTGCGCGCGCTGATCACCGACCGCGTCTCGCCGGGCGTAGTCTATACGACGTTCCACCACCCCGACACGCAGGCCAACGTGATCACCACCGACTTCTCGGACTGGGCGACCAACTGTCCGGAATACAAGGTCACCGCCGTGCAGGTGGCACCGTCAAACGGCCCGACCGAGTGGCAGAGGGACTATAACGAGCAGGCGCGCCAGAGCCGGCGCATCGCCCCGCTGGAAGCGGCGGAGTAG
- a CDS encoding NADH-quinone oxidoreductase subunit NuoF: protein MIPRIYIPGDSGALALGAEKVAKAIEKQLADRGIEAKIVRNGSRGAYFLEPMVEVATANGRVAYGPVKPSDVKSLFDCGFLTGGYHKRWLGAPDKIPFLAKQTRLTFARCGVTDPLSLDHYKAHGGLKGLQNAVAMTPADVVSQVTESGLRGRGGAGFPTGIKWKTVLDTTADRKYIVCNADEGDSGTFADRMIMEGDPFVLIEGMAIAGIATGATKGFIYIRSEYPHAVAVMQKAVEIARKAGLLGLNVLGSPNAFDMEVRVGAGAYVCGEETSLLDSLEGKRGQVRAKPPLPAHKGLFGKPTVINNVISLASVPIIMDKGAAFYKDFGMGRSRGTIPIQIAGNVKYPGLYEAAFGMTLGEIVDDIGGGTATGRPVKAVQVGGPLGAYFPRALFDTPFDYEAFAAKDGLIGHAGIVVFDDTADMLKQARFAMEFCSIESCGKCTPCRIGSTRGVEVLDRLARNVEPEKQIALVTDLCNTMKFGSLCALGGFTPYPVMSALNHFPDDFRPTPVAEAAE from the coding sequence ATGATCCCGCGCATTTACATTCCAGGCGATTCCGGCGCGCTGGCGCTCGGTGCGGAAAAAGTCGCCAAGGCGATCGAGAAGCAATTGGCCGATCGCGGCATCGAGGCCAAGATCGTGCGCAACGGTTCGCGCGGCGCCTATTTCCTCGAGCCGATGGTCGAGGTGGCGACGGCTAACGGCCGCGTCGCCTACGGGCCGGTAAAACCTTCCGACGTCAAAAGCCTGTTCGACTGCGGCTTTCTCACTGGTGGTTACCACAAGCGCTGGCTGGGCGCACCCGACAAGATCCCGTTTCTGGCAAAGCAGACACGGCTGACCTTCGCGCGTTGCGGCGTCACCGATCCGCTGTCGCTCGATCACTACAAGGCGCATGGCGGGCTGAAGGGCCTGCAGAACGCCGTGGCGATGACGCCGGCCGATGTCGTCAGCCAAGTGACCGAGTCCGGCCTGCGCGGTCGTGGCGGCGCAGGGTTCCCGACCGGCATCAAGTGGAAGACGGTGCTCGATACCACGGCCGACCGCAAATATATCGTCTGCAATGCCGACGAGGGCGATTCCGGCACGTTCGCCGACCGCATGATCATGGAAGGCGACCCGTTCGTGCTCATCGAGGGCATGGCGATCGCCGGCATCGCGACGGGCGCGACCAAGGGTTTCATCTATATCCGCTCGGAGTATCCGCACGCGGTAGCGGTCATGCAGAAAGCCGTCGAGATCGCCCGCAAGGCCGGCCTGCTCGGCCTCAACGTGCTAGGTTCTCCCAATGCCTTCGACATGGAAGTCCGTGTCGGCGCCGGCGCCTATGTCTGCGGCGAGGAGACCTCGCTGCTCGACAGCCTCGAGGGCAAGCGCGGGCAGGTGCGGGCCAAGCCGCCGCTGCCGGCGCACAAGGGCCTGTTCGGCAAGCCGACGGTGATCAATAACGTCATCTCGCTGGCTTCGGTGCCGATCATCATGGATAAGGGCGCGGCCTTCTACAAGGATTTCGGCATGGGCCGTTCGCGCGGCACCATTCCGATCCAGATCGCCGGCAACGTCAAGTATCCCGGCCTCTACGAGGCCGCGTTCGGCATGACGCTGGGCGAGATCGTCGACGATATCGGCGGCGGCACCGCGACAGGACGTCCGGTCAAGGCCGTGCAGGTCGGCGGGCCGCTCGGCGCCTATTTCCCTCGCGCTTTGTTCGACACGCCTTTCGACTACGAAGCGTTCGCCGCCAAGGACGGGCTGATCGGTCATGCCGGCATCGTCGTGTTCGACGACACGGCCGACATGCTGAAGCAGGCGCGCTTCGCCATGGAATTCTGCAGCATCGAAAGCTGCGGCAAGTGCACGCCCTGCCGCATCGGCTCGACGCGCGGCGTCGAGGTGCTGGACCGGCTCGCCCGGAACGTCGAACCCGAAAAACAGATCGCGCTGGTCACCGACCTTTGCAACACGATGAAGTTCGGCTCGCTTTGCGCTCTGGGCGGCTTCACCCCATATCCGGTGATGAGTGCACTCAACCATTTCCCCGACGACTTTCGGCCGACGCCAGTCGCCGAAGCAGCGGAATAG
- a CDS encoding formate dehydrogenase subunit gamma → MSMQPASTEIASRTAAIVQELEGLEGPLLPILHSIQEEFGHVPQDALPVIAEALNISRAEVHGVVTFYHDYRSHPAGRHVLKLCQAEACQSMGSDAIAAKLKQLLGIGFHETARDGSVTLEPVYCLGLCACAPSAMLDGEVIGRLNDEKLDEIVAEVRS, encoded by the coding sequence ATGTCGATGCAGCCTGCAAGTACCGAGATCGCGTCGCGCACGGCGGCGATCGTCCAGGAGCTGGAGGGCCTCGAAGGCCCGCTGCTGCCGATCCTTCACAGCATCCAGGAAGAGTTCGGCCATGTGCCGCAGGACGCGCTGCCTGTCATCGCCGAGGCGCTGAACATCTCCAGGGCCGAGGTGCACGGCGTCGTCACCTTCTATCATGACTACCGCAGCCACCCGGCCGGGCGGCATGTGCTGAAGCTCTGCCAGGCGGAAGCCTGCCAGTCGATGGGCTCGGACGCCATTGCCGCCAAGCTCAAGCAGTTGCTGGGCATCGGCTTTCACGAGACGGCCCGCGACGGTTCGGTGACGCTGGAGCCGGTCTATTGCCTCGGCCTTTGCGCCTGCGCGCCGTCGGCGATGCTGGACGGCGAGGTGATCGGCCGGCTCAATGACGAGAAGCTCGACGAGATCGTTGCCGAGGTGCGCTCATGA
- a CDS encoding LysR family transcriptional regulator, giving the protein MIDKLEFFITLAREEHFGRAAEVCGVTQPTLSAGIKQLEGQLGVMLVLRGSRFQGLTPEGEQVLVWARRIVGDTRAMREEMRAARHGLSGRIRIAAIPTALAMVARLTTPFRAKHPGVTFSVLSRTSIEVLSLLGNFDIDAGITYLDNEPLGRVTSVPLYDERYQLITAVGNPYSDRDKVTWAELSQLPLCLLTPDMQNRRIIDQHLAEAGVQVRPTLESNSMIVLFSHIRTGKWSSIMPLNLSETFGFSEPIRAIPIVEPDASHTVGLVATPREPHTPLVSALLDEAMALADDFRARR; this is encoded by the coding sequence ATGATCGACAAGCTGGAATTCTTCATCACGCTGGCCAGGGAAGAGCATTTCGGCCGGGCGGCTGAGGTGTGCGGCGTCACCCAGCCGACGCTTTCGGCCGGCATCAAGCAGCTGGAGGGTCAGCTCGGCGTGATGCTGGTATTGCGCGGCTCACGCTTTCAGGGGCTGACGCCGGAGGGAGAACAGGTGCTGGTGTGGGCGCGCCGCATCGTTGGCGACACCCGCGCCATGCGCGAGGAGATGCGGGCGGCGCGGCACGGCCTCTCGGGGCGCATCCGCATCGCCGCCATCCCGACGGCGCTGGCCATGGTGGCGCGGCTGACGACGCCTTTTCGCGCCAAGCATCCCGGCGTCACCTTCTCGGTGCTGTCGCGCACCTCGATCGAGGTGCTGTCACTGCTCGGCAATTTCGACATTGATGCCGGCATCACCTATCTCGACAACGAGCCGCTGGGACGGGTGACCAGCGTGCCGCTCTATGACGAGCGCTACCAGTTGATCACCGCGGTCGGAAACCCCTATTCCGACCGCGACAAAGTGACATGGGCGGAGCTCAGCCAGCTGCCGCTCTGCCTGTTGACGCCGGACATGCAGAACCGCCGCATCATCGACCAGCATCTTGCCGAGGCTGGCGTGCAGGTGCGGCCGACACTCGAATCCAATTCGATGATCGTGCTGTTCTCCCATATCCGTACCGGCAAATGGTCGTCGATCATGCCGCTCAACCTCTCGGAAACATTCGGCTTTTCCGAACCGATCCGGGCCATTCCGATCGTCGAGCCGGATGCCAGCCATACCGTCGGGCTGGTGGCGACGCCGCGCGAGCCGCACACGCCGCTGGTCTCGGCGCTGCTGGACGAGGCGATGGCGCTGGCAGACGATTTCCGCGCCCGCCGCTGA
- a CDS encoding VOC family protein, which produces MLADCNATANLAVKDLAKARAFYQDILGLTEVHNEGGELIVYKCGDTSINVYRSKFAGTNKATAVTWMVGVAIEKIVSALRSKGVIFEHYDMPHTMMEGDIHVGHGMKVAWFKDPDGNILNLVDR; this is translated from the coding sequence ATGCTCGCAGACTGCAACGCAACGGCCAATCTCGCGGTGAAGGACCTGGCCAAGGCCAGGGCGTTCTACCAGGACATCCTGGGTCTGACAGAGGTCCACAACGAGGGTGGCGAATTGATCGTCTACAAATGCGGCGATACCAGCATCAATGTGTACCGCTCGAAGTTTGCCGGAACCAACAAGGCGACGGCGGTGACCTGGATGGTTGGCGTCGCGATCGAAAAAATTGTCAGCGCGTTAAGATCGAAAGGTGTTATTTTCGAACATTACGACATGCCTCACACAATGATGGAAGGCGACATCCACGTCGGTCACGGCATGAAGGTCGCATGGTTTAAGGATCCCGACGGCAACATTCTGAACCTGGTCGACAGGTAG
- a CDS encoding Mrp/NBP35 family ATP-binding protein, translated as MPAVQENVTKEAVTERLKTINGPDFTGNIVDLGMVSEIFIADAKVFFSITVPAARAQEMEPLRAAAERVVKAIPGVAGAVVALTAERKGGGMEAPVPARPAPRPAPPAAPAAAPRPAPHAPASHSQGKRGIPGIEAIIAVASGKGGVGKSTTAVNIALGLAANGLRVGVLDADIYGPSMPRLLNIHGRPQTVDGKVLRPMENYGLKVMSMGFLVDEETPMIWRGPMVMSALTQMLREVEWGPLDVLVVDMPPGTGDAQLTMAQQVPLAGAVIVSTPQDLALIDARKGLNMFKKVDVPVLGIVENMSYFLAPDTGKRYDIFGHGGARREAERLGVTFLGEVPLEMGIRESSDAGTPVVVSKPDGAEAKIYRDIASNVWDRVNEERGVAASAVPSIVFE; from the coding sequence ATGCCCGCCGTCCAGGAAAACGTTACCAAGGAAGCCGTCACCGAACGCCTGAAAACGATCAACGGGCCGGATTTCACCGGCAACATTGTCGACCTCGGCATGGTTTCCGAGATTTTCATTGCCGATGCCAAAGTCTTCTTCTCGATCACCGTTCCTGCCGCCCGGGCTCAGGAGATGGAGCCATTGCGTGCTGCCGCCGAGCGCGTCGTCAAGGCGATCCCCGGTGTCGCCGGCGCCGTGGTCGCGCTGACGGCGGAAAGGAAAGGCGGCGGCATGGAGGCCCCGGTTCCAGCGCGGCCTGCCCCCAGGCCCGCGCCGCCGGCCGCACCCGCTGCCGCGCCACGTCCGGCTCCGCATGCTCCAGCCTCGCACAGCCAGGGCAAGCGCGGCATACCCGGCATCGAGGCGATCATCGCTGTCGCTTCCGGCAAGGGCGGCGTCGGCAAGTCGACCACCGCCGTCAACATCGCGCTTGGCCTCGCCGCCAACGGCCTGAGGGTCGGCGTGCTCGACGCCGACATCTACGGCCCGTCCATGCCGCGGCTGCTCAACATCCATGGCCGGCCGCAGACCGTCGACGGCAAGGTCCTGAGGCCGATGGAGAATTACGGCCTGAAGGTCATGTCGATGGGTTTCCTCGTCGACGAAGAGACGCCGATGATCTGGCGCGGGCCAATGGTGATGTCGGCATTGACGCAAATGCTGCGCGAGGTCGAGTGGGGTCCGCTCGACGTGCTCGTCGTCGACATGCCGCCCGGCACCGGCGACGCGCAGCTGACCATGGCCCAGCAGGTGCCGCTGGCCGGCGCTGTCATCGTCTCGACGCCGCAGGATCTGGCACTGATCGATGCGCGAAAAGGCCTCAACATGTTCAAGAAGGTCGACGTGCCGGTGTTGGGCATCGTCGAGAATATGAGCTATTTCCTCGCCCCCGACACCGGCAAGCGCTACGACATCTTCGGCCATGGCGGCGCGCGCCGCGAGGCCGAGCGTCTCGGCGTGACCTTCCTCGGCGAGGTGCCGCTCGAGATGGGCATTCGCGAAAGCTCGGATGCCGGAACGCCGGTGGTGGTCTCGAAGCCCGATGGCGCAGAGGCGAAAATCTACCGCGACATCGCCTCGAACGTCTGGGACAGGGTCAATGAAGAACGGGGCGTGGCGGCTTCTGCCGTGCCGAGCATCGTGTTTGAGTGA
- a CDS encoding carbon monoxide dehydrogenase subunit G has protein sequence MALVIEGEERIAASLQKVWEALNDPEVLKETIPGCKSLEKKSDTEMGATVVLKIGPIKATFNGEVTLKNLNPPHSYTIQGEGKGGIAGFAKGGADVTLTADGPDTTILRYAAKADVGGKIAQLGSRLIESTSKKLAGQFFSSFGEKVGG, from the coding sequence ATGGCTTTGGTGATCGAAGGCGAGGAACGCATCGCCGCATCCCTGCAAAAGGTGTGGGAAGCGCTGAACGACCCGGAGGTTCTGAAAGAGACCATTCCGGGCTGCAAGAGCCTCGAAAAGAAGTCGGACACCGAGATGGGAGCAACCGTGGTGCTCAAGATCGGCCCGATCAAGGCGACGTTCAACGGCGAGGTGACGCTGAAGAACCTCAACCCGCCGCATTCCTACACCATCCAGGGCGAAGGCAAGGGCGGCATCGCCGGCTTCGCCAAGGGCGGCGCCGATGTGACGCTGACCGCCGATGGGCCGGATACGACGATCCTCAGATATGCGGCCAAGGCCGATGTCGGCGGCAAGATCGCCCAGCTCGGCAGCCGGCTGATCGAATCGACGTCGAAGAAGCTGGCCGGACAGTTTTTTTCCTCGTTCGGCGAGAAGGTCGGCGGCTGA
- a CDS encoding IlvD/Edd family dehydratase, which yields MAGAPTRKKKFRSQEWFDNPDNPGMTALYLERYLNYGLTRAELMSGKPLIGIAQTGSDLSPCNRHHLELAKRVREGIVSMGGIPFEFPCHPIQETGKRPTAALDRNLAYLSLVEVLYGYPLDGVVLTIGCDKTTPALLMAAATVNIPAIALSVGPMLNGWHKGKRTGSGTIVWESRQRLSAGEIDYDEFMDIVASSAPSTGYCNTMGTATTMNSLAEALGMQLPGSAAIPAPYRERGQIAYETGKRIVDMVHEDLKPSDIMTRKAFENAIVVNSAIGGSTNAPIHLNAIARHLGVPLDNDDWQKVGLEIPLLVNLQPSGEYLGEDYHHAGGVPAVVAELMKAGLLPHPDAMTVNGKTMGDNCSAAVNENLDVIRTVAEPLKANAGFINLRGNLFDSAIMKTSGISPEFRERYLSNPKDPEAFEGNAMVFDGPEDYHARIDDPAQGIDEHTILFMRGAGPIGYPGGAEVVNMQPPAHLIKKGIHALACIGDGRQSGTSGSPSILNASPEAAIGGGLALLKNGDRVRIDLRKGTADILVTDDEITRRRAELQNNGGYHYPKHQTPWQEIQRGMVDQFSEGMVLKPAVKYQDVAHTSGVPRDNH from the coding sequence ATGGCCGGCGCACCTACAAGAAAAAAGAAATTTCGTTCGCAGGAGTGGTTCGACAATCCCGACAATCCGGGCATGACCGCGCTTTACCTCGAGCGCTACCTGAATTACGGGCTGACGCGTGCCGAACTGATGTCGGGCAAGCCTTTGATCGGCATCGCCCAGACCGGCTCGGATCTGTCGCCTTGCAACCGTCATCATCTCGAACTGGCCAAGCGCGTGCGCGAGGGCATCGTGTCGATGGGCGGCATCCCTTTCGAATTCCCGTGCCACCCGATCCAGGAGACGGGCAAACGCCCGACCGCCGCGCTCGACCGCAACCTCGCCTACTTGTCGCTGGTCGAGGTGCTCTACGGCTATCCGCTCGACGGCGTCGTGCTCACCATCGGCTGCGACAAGACGACGCCGGCCCTTTTGATGGCCGCGGCCACCGTTAACATTCCGGCCATCGCGCTGTCGGTCGGCCCGATGCTTAACGGCTGGCACAAGGGCAAGCGCACCGGCTCCGGCACCATCGTCTGGGAATCGCGCCAGCGCCTCTCGGCCGGTGAGATCGACTATGACGAGTTCATGGACATCGTCGCCTCTTCGGCGCCGTCCACCGGCTATTGCAACACCATGGGCACCGCCACCACCATGAATTCGCTGGCCGAGGCCCTCGGCATGCAGTTGCCGGGCTCCGCCGCGATCCCCGCGCCCTATCGCGAGCGCGGCCAGATCGCCTACGAGACGGGAAAACGCATCGTCGACATGGTGCATGAGGATTTGAAGCCGTCCGACATCATGACCCGCAAGGCCTTCGAGAACGCCATCGTCGTCAATTCGGCCATCGGCGGCTCGACCAACGCGCCGATCCATCTCAACGCCATCGCCCGCCATCTCGGCGTTCCACTCGACAATGACGATTGGCAAAAGGTCGGCCTCGAGATACCGCTCCTCGTCAATCTGCAGCCGTCGGGCGAATATCTCGGCGAGGATTATCACCATGCCGGCGGCGTGCCGGCGGTCGTGGCCGAACTGATGAAGGCCGGGCTGTTGCCTCATCCCGACGCCATGACTGTCAACGGCAAGACGATGGGCGACAATTGCAGCGCGGCCGTCAACGAGAATCTCGACGTCATCCGCACCGTCGCCGAGCCGCTGAAGGCCAATGCCGGCTTCATCAATCTTAGGGGTAATCTGTTCGATTCGGCGATCATGAAGACCAGCGGCATCTCGCCCGAATTCCGCGAGCGCTATTTGTCCAACCCGAAGGACCCCGAGGCCTTCGAGGGCAATGCCATGGTCTTCGACGGCCCCGAGGATTACCACGCCCGCATCGATGATCCGGCGCAAGGCATCGACGAACACACCATCCTGTTCATGCGCGGCGCCGGTCCGATCGGTTATCCGGGCGGCGCCGAGGTCGTCAACATGCAGCCGCCAGCCCACCTCATCAAGAAGGGCATCCATGCGCTGGCCTGCATCGGCGACGGCCGCCAGTCGGGAACGTCGGGCTCGCCGTCGATCCTCAATGCCTCGCCCGAAGCCGCGATCGGCGGCGGGCTGGCGCTGTTGAAGAACGGCGACCGCGTCCGCATCGACCTGCGCAAGGGCACCGCCGACATTCTCGTCACCGACGACGAGATCACGCGCCGCCGCGCCGAACTGCAGAACAATGGCGGCTATCACTACCCCAAGCACCAGACACCATGGCAGGAGATCCAGCGCGGCATGGTCGACCAGTTCTCCGAGGGAATGGTGCTGAAGCCGGCGGTGAAATACCAGGATGTGGCGCACACCAGCGGCGTGCCGCGGGACAATCACTGA
- a CDS encoding GFA family protein — protein MKKTYHGSCHCGAVRFEADIDLTDGIRKCNCSFCWKLGYRKSFAAYEAVRVTDGRDRMREYKATPSNWPEGDINHYMCPNCGANFLSRGYLDFMGGNFWAVNVACLDDVTEEELAAAPIVYEDGKHDRQMEAPAVTAYL, from the coding sequence ATGAAAAAGACCTATCACGGCAGCTGTCATTGCGGCGCGGTGCGTTTCGAAGCCGATATCGACCTCACTGACGGCATCCGCAAATGCAATTGCAGCTTCTGCTGGAAGCTCGGCTACCGGAAATCCTTCGCGGCCTATGAGGCCGTGCGGGTGACGGATGGCCGCGACCGGATGCGAGAATACAAGGCAACCCCGTCCAACTGGCCGGAAGGCGACATCAACCACTATATGTGCCCGAACTGCGGCGCGAATTTTCTGTCGCGCGGCTATCTCGACTTCATGGGCGGGAATTTCTGGGCGGTGAACGTCGCTTGTCTCGACGACGTCACCGAAGAGGAGTTGGCTGCAGCACCAATCGTCTATGAGGACGGCAAGCACGACCGGCAGATGGAAGCGCCTGCGGTCACTGCTTATCTATAG
- a CDS encoding SRPBCC domain-containing protein — protein MAARTETAEAPKYALEISRLFDAPPGLVFKLWTTPEHLVRWWGPKNFSSTTERLEFREGGRYRHLIHGPDGQTYAMSGIFQEIVEPKRIAFTFSWDEGDFQDRVETLVTVSITAEGDRTRLTFRQEPFADIETRDSHIEGWSECLDKLGVYLASI, from the coding sequence ATGGCCGCAAGAACTGAGACAGCCGAAGCTCCGAAATACGCACTGGAGATTTCGCGCCTGTTCGATGCGCCGCCGGGTCTGGTGTTCAAGCTGTGGACGACGCCGGAGCATCTGGTGCGCTGGTGGGGTCCGAAGAATTTTTCCTCGACCACGGAAAGGCTCGAATTCCGCGAAGGCGGGCGCTACCGCCACCTCATCCACGGGCCAGACGGCCAGACCTATGCGATGTCGGGTATCTTCCAGGAGATTGTCGAGCCGAAGCGCATCGCCTTCACCTTCTCCTGGGACGAAGGCGACTTCCAGGATCGGGTCGAGACCCTGGTGACGGTTTCCATCACCGCCGAAGGCGACCGCACACGGCTAACTTTCAGGCAGGAGCCGTTCGCCGACATCGAAACCCGGGATTCTCATATTGAGGGCTGGAGCGAATGCCTGGACAAGCTCGGCGTCTATCTGGCGAGCATTTGA